A single window of Gossypium arboreum isolate Shixiya-1 chromosome 13, ASM2569848v2, whole genome shotgun sequence DNA harbors:
- the LOC108485927 gene encoding uncharacterized protein LOC108485927: protein MATKATKQTKFRWADIEDNDAEDLTYLLPPKEVIGPDKNGIKKVIEYKYNEEGKQVRVTTTIRVRKIAVDSPRKERILERRSWAKFGSAMADKDDDSRLTMVSTEEISLERRGSKVEEPKVAAEHSLAQQAKNGAVLMLCRTCGKKGDHWTARCPYKDQAPPPANGTVDKPPASETSSGKTAYVPPSKRGAGAKRNGTDMKHRDEENTIRFTNLSEDAMESDLRELVAPFGPVSRVHVGIDRKTGICRGFGYVNFVKKEDAERAVLKLNGYGYDSLILRVEWADPRTN from the exons ATGGCAACTAAAGCTACCAAGCAAACAAAGTTCCGATGGGCAGATATTGAAGATAACGACGCCGAGGATTTGACTTACTTATTACCACCGAAGGAAGTAATCGGTCCCGACAAGAACGGGATCAAGAAGGTGATTGAGTATAAGTACAACGAAGAAGGGAAACAAGTCAGAGTCACGACGACGATCCGAGTCCGAAAAATCGCCGTCGATTCTCCACGCAAGGAACGGATATTGGAGCGAAGGTCTTGGGCTAAATTTGGAAGTGCTATGGCTGATAAAGATGATGATAGCCGACTCACTATGGTTTCTACTGAAGAAATCTCCCTTGAACGACGTG GTAGCAAAGTAGAAGAACCAAAGGTTGCTGCCGAACATTCTTTAGCTCAACAAGCCAAAAACGGTGCCGTTCTCATGCTGTGTAGAACATGCGGCAAAAAAGGCGATCACTGGACTGCGAGGTGTCCGTACAAGGATCAAGCTCCACCACCAGCCAATGGAACCGTCGACAAACCTCCGGCATCTGAAACCAGTTCCGGCAAGACTGCCTACGTTCCTCCAAGTAAGAGAGGCGCCGGAGCGAAGAGAAACGGAACCGATATGAAACACAGGGACGAGGAGAATACTATTCGGTTCACTAACCTCTCGGAGGATGCTATGGAATCCGATTTGCGTGAACTTGTCGCACCGTTCGGACCGGTGAGCCGGGTTCACGTGGGGATTGATCGGAAAACCGGGATCTGTAGGGGATTTGGTTACGTCAATTTTGTGAAGAAGGAAGATGCTGAAAGAGCGGTATTGAAGCTAAATGGTTATGGATATGATAGTCTCATATTGAGGGTTGAATGGGCCGATCCAAGAACCAATtag
- the LOC108484137 gene encoding uncharacterized protein LOC108484137, which produces MKKEDTVKLISAEGMEFVIDKEAAMVSQTIRNMLTSPGGFAEAEHGEVTFPEISAVILEKICQYFYWSLQYSRGKETEFHIEPELTLELMMAANYLHT; this is translated from the exons ATGAAGAAAGAAGACACAGTGAAACTCATTAGCGCTGAAGGAATGGAATTCGTTATCGACAAAGAAGCTGCTATGGTTTCTCAAACAATCCGTAACATGCTTACTTCTCCAG GTGGTTTCGCTGAGGCGGAGCATGGGGAAGTGACTTTCCCGGAGATAAGTGCTGTGATTCTTGAGAAGATTTGTCAGTATTTTTATTGGTCTCTTCAATATTCCag GGGCAAAGAGACTGAGTTCCACATTGAACCCGAACTGACTCTGGAGCTGATGATGGCTGCGAATTATCTCCATACTTAG